The following are encoded in a window of Peromyscus leucopus breed LL Stock chromosome X, UCI_PerLeu_2.1, whole genome shotgun sequence genomic DNA:
- the LOC114709761 gene encoding homeobox protein Rhox13-like, which translates to MASKNENSEEIAEVPTSDGALAMVGGNPSGGDACCVTAPNNGGHQVREGQNDSAETVIRIPRRRSSRRQRRTTFQFTLGQVEEMEKMFKETQYPDALARKELAQALNVTEVKVKTWFVHRRAEERKNERSVVLQSIPPRIEKVLLLREREDNP; encoded by the exons ATGGCCAGCAAGAATGAGAATAGCGAGGAAATAGCTGAGGTCCCTACCTCAGATGGTGCCTTGGCGATGGTGGGTGGCAACCCTAGTGGAGGGGATGCCTGCTGCGTAACGGCACCAAATAACGGGGGCCACCAGGTCCGTGAGGGCCAGAACGACTCAGCTGAGACTGTGATTAGGATTCCGAGGCGCCGTTCATCACGAAGGCAGCGGCGAACTACTTTCCAGTTCACACTGGGGCAGGtcgaggaaatggaaaaaatgttcaaagaaaccCAGTACCCAGATGCGCTTGCCAG aaaaGAACTTGCACAAGCTTTGAATGTTACTGAAGTCAAAGTGAAG ACATGGTTCGTCCAtcggagagcagaagagaggaagaatgagaggTCTGTCGTATTACAGAGCATACCTCCTCGTATTGAAAAGGTCCTTCTCCTTAGGGAAAGGGAAGACAATCCCTAG